One Propionispora vibrioides DNA window includes the following coding sequences:
- a CDS encoding phosphogluconate dehydrogenase C-terminal domain-containing protein: MRIVEKGMIVSVIGAGGKMGTRCSNNLVKHPAEIELYLCETAEAGIRSIREHGLTVTAPELAVPKSDVIILAVPDKLIKQVSEGIVKLMSPGSTLIILDPAAAVAKELALRDDCTFAVTHPCHPSYFLDQDTVEARQDYFGGVAGKQDIVMAKIQGSDENFAKARRVSEIMFSPVMNSYVMGVRDIAFLEPTLVEILGATALYAMAETVKEAERRGIPRAAAESFMAGHVYNLSANFLGKLNARVSDACLVAIELGNKLVLREDWKKIWDDEVLDRSIATMLHPEQHKL; the protein is encoded by the coding sequence ATGCGCATTGTGGAGAAAGGTATGATTGTCAGTGTTATTGGGGCAGGCGGAAAAATGGGTACCCGCTGCAGTAATAATTTAGTGAAACATCCGGCTGAAATCGAATTGTATCTGTGCGAAACGGCTGAGGCCGGTATCCGGAGTATCCGGGAGCACGGTTTGACGGTGACGGCGCCGGAGCTTGCAGTGCCGAAGAGTGATGTTATTATCTTGGCCGTTCCTGATAAATTGATCAAGCAGGTATCAGAAGGAATTGTCAAGCTGATGAGCCCAGGCAGTACCCTGATTATTCTGGATCCGGCCGCAGCTGTGGCCAAGGAACTGGCTTTGCGGGACGATTGCACCTTTGCGGTTACCCACCCCTGCCATCCGTCCTATTTCCTGGACCAGGACACGGTGGAGGCACGGCAGGATTATTTTGGCGGGGTAGCCGGCAAACAAGATATTGTTATGGCCAAGATTCAAGGTTCTGATGAGAATTTTGCCAAAGCCCGGCGGGTTAGTGAAATCATGTTCTCGCCGGTGATGAACAGTTATGTGATGGGGGTGAGGGACATTGCCTTTCTGGAACCGACCTTGGTGGAAATACTGGGAGCTACAGCGCTGTACGCTATGGCGGAAACGGTTAAGGAAGCCGAGCGGCGCGGGATTCCCCGGGCAGCGGCCGAATCTTTCATGGCCGGTCATGTATACAATTTGTCGGCTAATTTTTTAGGCAAACTGAATGCCCGGGTATCCGATGCCTGCCTGGTGGCTATTGAGCTTGGCAATAAACTGGTACTGCGGGAAGACTGGAAAAAAATCTGGGATGACGAGGTTTTGGACCGGAGCATTGCGACGATGCTGCATCCTGAGCAGCATAAGCTGTAA